A portion of the Bdellovibrio bacteriovorus genome contains these proteins:
- a CDS encoding MBL fold metallo-hydrolase, translating into MILRIVSGLTLVSLLSGCSSMAYQKSDHFDGEKFHNPGMSGNKSMLQVLKWKMTSTVTPWPATLENTSKPEVANQLKEGEISTTFINHATHLIQLKGVNIITDPVFSERVSPFTWIGPKRVRRPGIELKDLPKIDVVLISHNHYDHMDEESIRELAKKFDPTFVVPLGNERLIKEMGAKKVIEMDWWQTAELPEKNSVTLVPAQHWSRRTMFDTNKALWGGFVVKAADQRQIYFAGDTGYGALFKDIKGKLGPMDVAILPIGAYEPRWFMKEQHMNPEEAVQAHLDLESKFTLGTHFGTFPLTDEGIDEPVKALAEAIKKMQVDATRFVAPNVGETHFMPAKNSK; encoded by the coding sequence ATGATTTTGCGGATTGTCTCTGGATTAACCTTGGTGTCTTTATTAAGTGGGTGTTCTTCGATGGCTTATCAAAAATCAGATCATTTCGATGGGGAAAAGTTTCATAATCCGGGCATGTCTGGCAACAAAAGTATGTTGCAAGTTTTAAAATGGAAAATGACAAGCACGGTGACGCCTTGGCCGGCGACATTAGAAAATACCTCGAAACCCGAAGTGGCCAATCAATTAAAAGAGGGCGAAATTTCTACTACTTTTATTAATCACGCCACTCACTTGATTCAGTTAAAAGGGGTCAATATTATCACGGATCCTGTTTTTTCAGAAAGAGTCAGTCCCTTTACATGGATTGGTCCCAAGCGCGTACGTCGCCCGGGAATTGAGTTAAAGGATTTGCCAAAAATTGATGTGGTTCTAATCAGTCATAATCACTATGACCATATGGATGAAGAAAGCATTCGTGAACTTGCTAAAAAGTTTGATCCGACTTTTGTCGTTCCGTTGGGAAATGAACGTTTGATTAAGGAAATGGGCGCAAAAAAAGTTATCGAAATGGACTGGTGGCAGACAGCGGAGTTGCCGGAAAAAAATTCGGTAACGTTAGTGCCCGCTCAGCATTGGTCGCGACGAACCATGTTTGATACGAACAAGGCCCTGTGGGGAGGTTTCGTGGTGAAAGCTGCTGATCAAAGGCAGATCTATTTTGCTGGCGACACTGGATATGGGGCCCTGTTTAAAGATATTAAAGGAAAGTTGGGTCCAATGGATGTCGCTATTTTACCTATTGGTGCTTACGAGCCAAGATGGTTTATGAAAGAACAGCACATGAATCCGGAAGAAGCGGTTCAGGCGCACCTAGATTTAGAATCTAAGTTCACTTTAGGTACGCACTTTGGCACCTTTCCGCTCACCGATGAAGGAATCGATGAGCCCGTAAAGGCCTTGGCAGAGGCGATTAAAAAAATGCAGGTTGATGCTACAAGATTTGTCGCACCCAATGTTGGCGAAACCCATTTTATGCCGGCGAAAAATTCAAAATAA
- a CDS encoding methyl-accepting chemotaxis protein, producing the protein MKKFSLQIRMLAPILAITVVVMAVMTIVTARSDWADAKEIANERTVSMAKLAGQEIRGQLDQALDVARVLGQFLKNHKSRNHTSREDENEVLLQLLKDNNNLIGVWTGWEPNAWDGKDEQYKNSPDSDKTGRFVPYASWDKGKAILGPLIGYANPGEGDYYLVPLNRKKEALIEPYIYPVAGVNTLMSSAAVPIIINDKAVGVAGVDFALKAVQEQVAKIKPYETSEAYLITHAGNFVSHPDDALITKPAVFPFENEKFKDAIAKGTELVITGVDPADGKEYLYAILPFSAGHTEEEWSLVVRTPTDTVLAEAKAAVWTQVIISLIGVVIMILVVTIVARLISNGITSLANRLGTSTDLVTESIQQLSVAGQNLSQASSQSAASLEETVASLEEMTSMVKMNTENARQAALLSSNSSEQASQGEAEMHHLLESMRGISQSSKQIEEIINVIDDIAFQTNLLALNAAVEAARAGEQGKGFAVVAEAVRSLAQRSASAAKDIAVLIRESVEKIEQGTAKANDSGEVLKKIVESVRKVSDLNKEISAASEEQSVGIQQISQAMNQLDQSVQSNAASSEEISGTVDEINSQAKVMKEVVTDLNVVVHGEKENNNNDIQTVS; encoded by the coding sequence ATGAAAAAGTTCTCGTTGCAGATTCGCATGTTGGCTCCCATATTGGCGATCACGGTTGTCGTGATGGCAGTGATGACCATTGTCACGGCCCGAAGTGATTGGGCCGATGCAAAAGAGATCGCAAACGAAAGAACCGTGTCCATGGCTAAACTTGCAGGACAAGAAATTCGCGGTCAGCTTGATCAGGCTTTAGACGTGGCCCGAGTTCTTGGTCAGTTTCTTAAAAATCATAAATCCAGAAATCACACCTCGCGTGAAGACGAGAATGAAGTTCTGCTGCAGCTTTTAAAAGACAACAATAATTTGATCGGCGTGTGGACAGGCTGGGAGCCGAATGCCTGGGATGGTAAAGACGAACAATATAAAAATTCTCCCGATAGCGATAAGACCGGACGATTTGTTCCCTATGCAAGTTGGGACAAGGGGAAAGCCATCCTTGGGCCATTGATCGGTTATGCCAATCCGGGTGAAGGAGATTATTACCTAGTTCCTTTGAATCGTAAAAAAGAAGCTTTGATTGAGCCCTACATTTATCCGGTAGCAGGAGTGAACACCTTGATGAGCTCCGCAGCGGTGCCTATCATTATTAATGATAAGGCGGTTGGTGTTGCGGGTGTCGACTTTGCACTAAAGGCGGTTCAAGAGCAAGTGGCGAAGATCAAACCGTATGAAACATCGGAAGCATATCTTATTACCCACGCCGGAAATTTTGTTTCTCATCCCGACGACGCTTTAATTACGAAGCCCGCGGTCTTTCCTTTTGAAAACGAGAAGTTTAAAGACGCGATTGCCAAAGGAACAGAGCTCGTTATCACCGGTGTTGATCCCGCGGACGGTAAAGAATATCTTTATGCGATCTTACCATTTTCAGCAGGACACACGGAAGAAGAGTGGTCTCTTGTTGTGAGAACTCCAACAGACACTGTTTTGGCGGAGGCGAAGGCGGCGGTTTGGACTCAAGTCATTATTTCTTTGATTGGCGTGGTGATCATGATTTTAGTCGTCACGATTGTGGCACGCTTGATCTCAAATGGAATCACCTCTTTGGCAAACCGCCTTGGAACTTCAACGGACCTGGTTACGGAATCTATTCAGCAGTTATCAGTGGCAGGGCAAAATCTTTCCCAAGCATCAAGTCAATCCGCGGCTTCTTTAGAAGAGACCGTGGCATCGCTAGAAGAAATGACCTCGATGGTAAAGATGAATACAGAAAATGCTCGTCAAGCGGCATTGCTATCTTCAAACTCTTCTGAACAAGCCTCTCAAGGCGAAGCCGAAATGCATCACTTGCTAGAATCGATGAGAGGTATTTCGCAGTCTTCAAAACAAATTGAAGAAATCATCAACGTGATTGACGATATCGCTTTCCAAACCAATCTATTGGCCCTTAATGCCGCGGTGGAGGCGGCCCGGGCGGGAGAGCAAGGTAAAGGTTTTGCGGTCGTGGCGGAAGCGGTTCGTTCATTAGCGCAAAGATCAGCCTCCGCGGCTAAAGATATTGCCGTTCTTATTCGCGAGTCGGTCGAAAAAATTGAGCAAGGGACAGCTAAAGCCAATGACTCCGGAGAAGTTCTAAAAAAGATCGTGGAGTCTGTTCGTAAGGTGTCAGACTTAAATAAAGAAATCTCAGCGGCGAGTGAAGAGCAATCTGTTGGGATCCAACAAATCAGCCAGGCGATGAATCAGTTAGATCAATCCGTGCAATCTAACGCCGCCTCTTCAGAAGAAATTTCTGGAACGGTGGATGAGATCAACTCACAAGCTAAGGTGATGAAAGAGGTCGTGACGGATCTCAATGTTGTTGTTCACGGGGAAAAAGAAAATA